A region from the Flavobacteriales bacterium genome encodes:
- a CDS encoding metallophosphoesterase, which yields MRIPLTIAFCAGVAASMAQPVVSPITKDTVQVADSVLSYRFMVSGHWYGASTSRSGFPASTVLGNIDRFNATGSAFFLLTGDIFQNTKSDQARYLPSLYDHLDIPLFNAVGNHDLDGGFYQGLFGKTWMQWDVRGDRFIILDTEEDDSSVKGEQLRMIEQAASDAEAGKLKHVFITSHRPIWAESGHYKFLFPGNTKSVTGNNYESDVLPLLRRMAKHVPVHWMAGSMGGTAPASILFETPEPNIHYVMSAIRDETRDAVLLAEVSAGSVRWEAISLTGKHLEPVGMYTAEWWREHLANPEGFEWKLLPYHIKSTLLHRNFWLGAGTVALLWAGFVALRRRRRSG from the coding sequence ATGAGGATCCCGCTCACAATTGCTTTCTGTGCAGGTGTGGCCGCTTCCATGGCCCAACCGGTGGTCAGCCCCATCACCAAGGACACAGTGCAGGTGGCGGACAGTGTTCTGTCCTATCGGTTCATGGTCAGCGGGCACTGGTACGGCGCAAGCACCAGCCGGAGCGGCTTCCCGGCCAGCACGGTGCTGGGCAACATCGATCGCTTCAATGCCACGGGCTCAGCTTTTTTCCTGCTCACCGGAGACATCTTCCAGAACACCAAGAGCGACCAGGCCCGTTACCTGCCTTCGCTCTATGATCATCTGGACATTCCGCTTTTCAACGCCGTGGGCAACCACGACCTCGACGGCGGTTTCTATCAGGGGCTTTTCGGCAAGACATGGATGCAGTGGGATGTGCGCGGCGACCGGTTCATCATCCTCGATACCGAGGAGGACGACAGCAGCGTGAAGGGTGAGCAATTGCGAATGATCGAACAAGCCGCCAGTGACGCGGAAGCAGGCAAACTGAAGCATGTGTTCATTACCAGCCATCGGCCCATTTGGGCGGAGAGCGGGCACTACAAGTTCCTCTTCCCCGGCAACACCAAGTCAGTGACCGGCAACAACTACGAGAGCGATGTACTGCCGTTGCTGCGGCGTATGGCCAAGCACGTACCCGTACACTGGATGGCAGGCAGTATGGGCGGCACGGCCCCGGCAAGCATACTGTTCGAAACCCCTGAACCGAACATCCACTATGTGATGAGCGCCATCCGCGACGAGACGCGCGATGCGGTACTGCTTGCTGAAGTCTCGGCCGGCAGCGTGCGCTGGGAAGCGATCAGCCTCACGGGAAAGCACCTCGAGCCGGTCGGCATGTATACGGCCGAGTGGTGGCGCGAGCACCTGGCCAACCCCGAGGGTTTCGAATGGAAGCTGCTGCCATACCACATCAAGAGCACCTTGCTGCACCGCAACTTCTGGTTGGGTGCCGGAACTGTTGCGTTGCTGTGGGCGGGTTTCGTGGCCCTTCGTCGCAGGCGCCGCTCCGGTTAG
- a CDS encoding NAD-dependent epimerase/dehydratase family protein — MARILVTGGSGFVASHLAEKLAEDKANEVTIVDNLLTGDMAKLPLAPNVRFIKCDANRYEDISAVFFAHRFEYVFHYAAVVGVKRTTDNPVMVLRDIDGIRNVLDLSKNTGVKRVFFSSSSEVYGEPVEIPQNEKTTPLNSKLPYAIVKNIGEAFLRSYQKEYGLEYTVFRFFNTYGPKQSRDFVVSKFMRAALKGEDITVYGDGLQTRTFCWVDDNIDACVNAFRKNLVLNDVVNIGSDKEITVLDLAKLIIELTSSKSRIVHLPPLEEGDMTRRMPDIGLMRQLLGREPLPLRDGLQRILKDPRFILS; from the coding sequence ATGGCGCGCATACTGGTAACCGGTGGGTCTGGCTTCGTGGCCAGTCACCTGGCCGAGAAACTGGCTGAGGACAAGGCCAACGAGGTGACCATCGTGGACAATCTCCTCACGGGTGATATGGCCAAGCTGCCCCTCGCCCCCAACGTGCGCTTCATCAAGTGCGATGCGAACCGCTACGAGGACATCAGCGCCGTGTTCTTCGCGCACCGCTTCGAGTACGTTTTCCACTATGCGGCCGTGGTAGGCGTGAAGCGCACTACGGACAACCCGGTGATGGTGCTCCGCGACATCGACGGCATCCGCAACGTGCTTGACCTGAGCAAGAACACCGGCGTGAAGCGCGTGTTCTTCAGCAGCAGCAGCGAGGTGTACGGCGAACCGGTGGAGATCCCGCAGAACGAGAAGACCACGCCCCTCAACAGCAAGCTGCCCTACGCCATCGTGAAGAACATCGGCGAGGCCTTCCTGCGCAGCTACCAGAAGGAGTACGGGCTCGAATACACCGTGTTCCGCTTCTTCAACACGTACGGCCCCAAGCAAAGCCGCGACTTCGTGGTGAGCAAGTTCATGCGCGCGGCGCTGAAAGGGGAGGACATCACCGTGTACGGCGACGGCCTGCAGACGCGCACCTTCTGCTGGGTGGACGATAACATCGATGCCTGCGTGAACGCCTTCCGCAAGAACCTCGTGCTGAACGATGTGGTGAACATCGGCAGCGACAAGGAGATCACCGTCCTCGACCTGGCCAAGCTCATCATTGAACTCACCAGCAGCAAGAGCCGCATCGTGCACCTTCCGCCGTTGGAGGAGGGCGACATGACGCGCCGCATGCCGGACATCGGTCTCATGCGCCAGTTGCTCGGCCGCGAGCCGCTTCCCTTGCGCGACGGCCTCCAGCGCATCCTCAAGGACCCCCGTTTCATCCTCAGCTAG
- the asnB gene encoding asparagine synthase (glutamine-hydrolyzing) produces MCGIAGIVGLKAVGHFAKSDDPQAIVRRMTDRIAHRGPDAEGLWQGSDVVLGHRRLSIIDLSAASNQPMTTPDGRYTIVFNGEIYNYRVLRKQLGDVAWRSGGDGEVLLHAWARWGADCLPKLEGMFAFALWDEQEQECVLVRDRLGIKPLYYSVFSALHEAGSMGLGFASEIRALLASRALPSELDQDALTDYLRYGTVHAPKTIVSCVRMLLPGRLLRFNGDQGVREESEWWGPVKAARKDAQVLPMEAVTKETRTLLAKAVEKRLVADVPFGAFLSGGIDSSAVVGLMAECSSAPVHTFNVSFDESQFSEARYAQIIAKRFNTQHTEIKLKPADMLRYLPDALAAMDHPSMDGPNTWVVSKVTKQAGITMALSGLGGDEVFAGYDVFQRSTELQRKAWLMAVPKTLRKLAGSVLAKARPSAASTKAAELLALDDWSLKNTYPLSRLAFTDAELRTLLRNDMSPINAVRFQAEVLLGGGGGDKLPLLSRVSLLEMCTYMQNVLLRDTDQMSMAHALEVRVPFLDHDLVSFVLGVGDAFKYPHTPKQLLTESLGDLLPREIIDRPKMGFTLPWAQWMRGELKTFCSDRMTALAARDQFNSAGVTDLWQRFLANDPRVTWGRVWMLVVLEDWMQRNGVQA; encoded by the coding sequence ATGTGCGGCATTGCGGGGATCGTTGGGCTGAAGGCGGTGGGGCACTTCGCCAAGAGCGACGATCCCCAAGCCATTGTGCGCCGCATGACGGACCGTATTGCGCACCGTGGTCCTGATGCGGAGGGCCTTTGGCAGGGGAGCGATGTTGTGCTTGGCCACCGGCGCTTGAGCATCATCGATCTGAGCGCCGCCAGCAACCAGCCGATGACGACACCGGATGGGCGCTACACCATCGTGTTCAATGGCGAGATCTACAACTACCGCGTCCTCCGCAAGCAACTGGGCGATGTGGCCTGGCGCAGCGGCGGCGACGGCGAGGTGCTTCTGCATGCGTGGGCCCGCTGGGGCGCCGATTGCCTGCCCAAGCTCGAAGGCATGTTCGCCTTTGCCTTGTGGGACGAGCAGGAGCAGGAGTGCGTGCTGGTAAGGGATCGCTTGGGCATCAAGCCGCTCTACTATTCCGTGTTCAGCGCACTGCATGAAGCTGGGTCCATGGGTTTGGGCTTCGCTAGCGAGATCAGGGCGTTGCTTGCCTCCCGCGCGCTCCCTTCGGAACTTGACCAGGATGCCCTGACCGATTACCTGCGCTACGGAACGGTGCACGCGCCCAAGACGATAGTGTCCTGTGTGCGCATGTTGTTGCCTGGTCGGTTGCTGCGCTTCAACGGAGACCAGGGTGTGCGCGAGGAATCCGAGTGGTGGGGCCCGGTGAAAGCCGCTCGTAAGGATGCGCAGGTATTGCCCATGGAAGCTGTCACGAAGGAGACCCGCACGCTGCTCGCCAAGGCCGTGGAGAAGCGCCTCGTTGCGGATGTGCCCTTTGGGGCTTTCCTCAGCGGCGGTATCGACAGCAGTGCCGTAGTGGGCCTGATGGCCGAGTGCAGCAGCGCGCCGGTGCACACCTTCAATGTGTCGTTCGACGAAAGCCAATTCAGCGAAGCGCGTTACGCACAGATCATCGCCAAGCGCTTCAACACGCAGCACACGGAGATCAAGCTGAAGCCTGCCGACATGCTCCGTTACCTGCCCGATGCGCTGGCCGCTATGGACCACCCGAGCATGGACGGCCCCAACACGTGGGTGGTCAGCAAGGTGACCAAGCAGGCTGGCATCACCATGGCGCTGAGCGGCCTTGGTGGTGATGAGGTTTTCGCTGGGTACGATGTCTTCCAGCGGAGCACTGAACTACAGCGAAAGGCCTGGCTCATGGCCGTGCCCAAGACGCTGAGGAAGTTGGCAGGTTCGGTGCTGGCCAAGGCGCGGCCAAGTGCCGCCTCGACCAAAGCCGCCGAGCTATTGGCGTTGGATGACTGGTCGTTGAAGAACACTTATCCGCTTTCGCGACTAGCCTTCACTGATGCTGAGCTGCGCACGTTGCTTCGGAATGATATGTCGCCCATTAACGCGGTGCGTTTCCAAGCGGAAGTTCTCCTGGGAGGTGGTGGAGGCGACAAACTTCCATTGCTCAGCCGTGTGAGCCTCTTGGAAATGTGCACCTACATGCAGAACGTGCTGCTGCGCGACACCGACCAGATGAGCATGGCCCATGCGCTGGAAGTGCGTGTACCTTTCCTCGATCACGACTTGGTATCGTTCGTCCTCGGGGTTGGCGATGCGTTCAAGTACCCGCACACGCCCAAGCAACTCCTCACCGAGAGCTTGGGCGATCTGTTGCCGCGCGAGATCATCGATCGTCCCAAGATGGGCTTCACCCTGCCATGGGCACAGTGGATGCGAGGCGAACTGAAGACCTTCTGTTCAGACCGCATGACCGCACTCGCAGCCCGCGATCAGTTCAATAGCGCTGGCGTCACTGACCTCTGGCAACGGTTCCTTGCTAACGACCCACGTGTGACTTGGGGCCGCGTTTGGATGCTTGTGGTACTGGAGGACTGGATGCAGCGCAACGGCGTGCAGGCCTGA
- a CDS encoding CotH kinase family protein: MKKRWIILVVVLLAGIAGAWLGHRKLKAVGHPGLGTFLSQWWNNYPKSFAMDPPSIALEVKPEGMERLEAVVDSARQRGVIMPEGNDYVKGKFTVDGQETKCKLRIKGKLSDHVKDEKWSFRVIAKGDGGFLGMKRFSLQHPGTRNYLCDWFYHQLSKGEGIVALRYGFCKVSLNGDNLGVYAYEEHFGPELLENNGRLKGPLVRFDPGLYWVHRLNGMQDLDFEEAYADYQAAALDAFESDELVNDPQQLRYFQLAMYLIDGFRRGELTAAQVFDVEKMAARHAIIDLVGGHHSMDWSDVKFYYDPAAQRLEPISYESFSAFPTKKLAGSGRYTGKSNAGAELHDALFNDADFFAAYVRALERMSRNEYLDSTFTAIAGALDTASATLYGEFPYKELDRSIYYKNQEIIRRSLEVPKAVHAHLQGQLGDRTVVKLVSINSLPVEVLALRLGDGTAVKPTQRTIVPARRAGGLGDAVLAEFPAAQPVDTLTSKISLMCAVLGSQRQMETEVFPVAKMEPGAMDAILAHEQPNVGQFPFAVMNDSAMTIHFKPGSWKLVVSMVVPAGYVVHATSPLSLEMVGGARIISYSPLVWKGSEESHIRVFSADSSSNGIHVISAGGGSDLSFVDFDHLCRFQQDQTRSADLSFHRSSVSLTNCSFSGTSNTLLDVSVGNATMSGCSFTGGSDQLELHHVRGQVRACRFQDAADDALSIEGGVLDAKECEFTRAKGIGVKATSGAVMKFNNVRMAHVGQGIEVRAGSSVHAKGGSIEAVHAAVVAGKASMRDGAARVVLDGVKLTAAGTPTVCGAGSSVVLNGKELGALTNAEPQAEVEE, encoded by the coding sequence ATGAAAAAGCGATGGATCATCCTCGTCGTCGTGCTCCTTGCGGGCATTGCCGGGGCGTGGCTCGGCCATCGGAAGTTGAAGGCCGTGGGCCATCCGGGTCTCGGCACCTTCCTGTCGCAATGGTGGAACAACTACCCGAAGAGTTTCGCCATGGACCCCCCGAGCATTGCCTTGGAAGTGAAGCCGGAGGGCATGGAGCGGCTGGAGGCCGTCGTTGATTCCGCCCGGCAGCGAGGTGTCATCATGCCGGAAGGCAACGACTACGTGAAGGGGAAGTTCACAGTGGACGGTCAAGAGACCAAGTGCAAACTGCGCATCAAAGGCAAGCTCAGCGATCACGTGAAGGACGAAAAATGGAGCTTCCGTGTGATCGCGAAAGGCGACGGCGGTTTCCTCGGTATGAAGCGCTTCAGCCTGCAGCACCCCGGCACCCGCAACTACCTGTGCGACTGGTTCTACCACCAGTTGAGCAAGGGCGAAGGCATCGTGGCACTGCGTTACGGTTTCTGCAAAGTGTCGCTCAATGGCGACAACCTAGGTGTGTATGCCTACGAAGAGCACTTCGGGCCCGAACTGCTGGAGAACAATGGCCGCTTGAAGGGCCCGCTCGTGCGCTTCGACCCGGGACTTTACTGGGTGCACCGCCTCAACGGCATGCAGGACCTCGACTTTGAAGAGGCGTATGCCGATTACCAGGCCGCCGCTCTCGATGCCTTCGAGAGCGATGAGCTGGTGAACGACCCGCAGCAGCTCCGGTACTTCCAGCTGGCCATGTACCTCATCGACGGTTTCCGCCGCGGTGAACTGACCGCTGCGCAAGTGTTCGACGTGGAGAAGATGGCCGCGCGCCACGCCATCATCGACCTGGTGGGCGGCCACCACAGCATGGATTGGAGCGATGTGAAGTTCTACTACGATCCGGCCGCGCAACGCTTGGAGCCCATAAGCTACGAGAGCTTCAGCGCGTTCCCGACCAAGAAGTTGGCCGGGTCGGGACGCTACACCGGCAAGAGCAACGCTGGCGCAGAACTCCACGACGCGCTCTTCAACGACGCCGACTTCTTCGCCGCTTACGTGCGCGCCTTGGAACGCATGAGCCGGAATGAGTACCTGGACAGCACGTTCACTGCAATTGCTGGGGCGTTGGACACCGCAAGTGCCACGCTTTATGGCGAGTTTCCTTACAAGGAGCTTGATCGGAGCATCTATTACAAGAACCAAGAGATCATACGGCGTTCGTTGGAAGTGCCGAAAGCGGTGCATGCCCACTTGCAGGGCCAGTTGGGCGACCGAACCGTGGTCAAGCTCGTATCCATCAACTCTCTTCCAGTGGAAGTCCTGGCGCTGAGGCTCGGCGATGGCACGGCGGTGAAGCCCACACAACGGACCATCGTTCCTGCGCGACGCGCTGGCGGCTTGGGCGATGCTGTGCTCGCTGAGTTCCCGGCAGCACAGCCAGTGGACACACTCACCTCCAAGATCTCCTTGATGTGTGCTGTGCTGGGTTCGCAGCGGCAGATGGAGACTGAGGTCTTCCCGGTGGCCAAAATGGAGCCGGGTGCCATGGATGCGATCCTCGCGCACGAGCAGCCCAACGTGGGGCAGTTCCCCTTTGCGGTGATGAACGACAGCGCAATGACCATCCACTTCAAACCAGGCTCGTGGAAGCTGGTGGTATCCATGGTGGTACCTGCGGGCTATGTCGTGCACGCCACCTCGCCGCTGTCCTTGGAGATGGTGGGCGGCGCGCGCATCATCAGCTATTCGCCCTTGGTCTGGAAGGGATCAGAGGAGTCCCACATCCGTGTTTTCAGTGCGGATTCATCGTCCAACGGGATCCATGTGATCAGTGCTGGCGGAGGCAGCGATTTGTCCTTCGTTGATTTCGACCATCTGTGCCGCTTTCAGCAGGATCAGACACGCAGCGCTGACCTGTCATTCCATCGCAGCAGCGTTTCGCTGACGAACTGTTCGTTTTCAGGCACGTCGAATACACTTCTCGATGTTTCCGTCGGCAACGCGACCATGTCGGGTTGTTCGTTCACCGGCGGCAGCGATCAACTCGAACTGCACCATGTGCGCGGACAGGTCAGGGCATGCCGGTTCCAGGATGCTGCCGATGATGCGTTGAGCATCGAAGGCGGCGTGCTTGATGCGAAGGAGTGCGAATTCACCCGGGCGAAGGGCATCGGCGTGAAGGCCACGAGCGGTGCCGTCATGAAGTTCAACAACGTGCGCATGGCCCACGTTGGCCAGGGCATCGAAGTGCGCGCTGGGAGTTCGGTGCATGCGAAAGGAGGCAGCATTGAGGCGGTCCATGCGGCGGTGGTCGCCGGCAAAGCCTCCATGCGCGATGGTGCTGCGCGCGTCGTGCTCGATGGTGTGAAGCTCACGGCTGCTGGGACGCCAACGGTGTGCGGCGCTGGCAGTAGCGTTGTCCTCAACGGCAAGGAACTGGGTGCACTGACGAACGCAGAACCCCAAGCTGAGGTGGAAGAATGA
- a CDS encoding MBOAT family protein translates to MLFNSYAFLVFLPLVFLLHWWAVRGSRRGQNILIILASYVFYGWWDWRYLLLLFASSFTDYWLGIYIDQQEEQRKRKRALVLSLVFNLGILGFFKYFNFFIDSAADLIRAFGMQPNLWSLRVILPIGISFYTFQSLSYTIEAYRRNFKPERDPIAYLAFVSFFPHMVAGPIMRAIDLLPQFQKARVFDAAKARDGMRQMLWGFFKKVAVADQCAVHVDRIFAMDPETTSGATLFFGAVFFAFQIYGDFSGYSDIAIGCARLFGIDLMRNFNYPYFSRSIGEFWQRWHISLSTWFRDFLYIPLGGSRVPKARHLLNLFTTFTVSGFWHGANWTFIAWGALHGAAYVPEVLRGAKARAPHATWKEIPLMVPVFLLVLVGWVFFRSPGIAEAGAHLVGVVANARIHPGALLLWARSPAMLLVYAMLLVEWWARRRQHALEHLPLTTPLRWAVYMAIVLVTLYKLDLDAKTEFIYFQF, encoded by the coding sequence ATGCTGTTCAACTCTTACGCGTTCCTCGTTTTCCTGCCGCTCGTTTTCCTCTTGCATTGGTGGGCGGTCAGGGGCTCCCGGCGCGGCCAGAACATCCTCATCATACTCGCCAGCTACGTTTTCTACGGCTGGTGGGACTGGCGTTACCTGCTGCTGCTCTTCGCCAGTTCGTTCACCGATTATTGGCTGGGCATTTACATCGATCAGCAGGAGGAGCAGCGCAAACGCAAAAGGGCCCTTGTCCTGAGCCTCGTTTTCAACCTGGGCATCCTGGGGTTCTTCAAGTACTTCAACTTCTTCATCGATTCCGCGGCCGACCTCATCAGGGCCTTCGGCATGCAACCGAACCTGTGGAGCCTGCGCGTGATCCTGCCGATCGGCATCAGTTTCTACACCTTCCAGAGCCTGAGCTACACCATAGAAGCATACCGGCGGAACTTCAAGCCCGAGCGTGATCCCATCGCCTACCTCGCGTTCGTGAGCTTCTTTCCCCACATGGTGGCGGGGCCCATCATGCGGGCCATCGATCTGCTGCCCCAGTTCCAGAAGGCCCGTGTGTTCGACGCTGCCAAAGCCCGCGACGGCATGCGCCAGATGCTTTGGGGGTTCTTCAAGAAGGTCGCCGTGGCCGACCAATGCGCCGTGCACGTGGACCGCATCTTCGCCATGGACCCGGAGACCACTTCCGGGGCCACGCTCTTCTTCGGTGCGGTCTTTTTCGCCTTCCAGATCTATGGCGATTTCAGCGGTTACAGCGACATCGCCATCGGGTGCGCGCGGCTGTTCGGCATCGACCTGATGCGCAACTTCAACTATCCGTACTTCTCCCGCAGCATTGGCGAGTTCTGGCAGCGTTGGCACATCAGCCTCAGCACCTGGTTCAGGGACTTCCTATACATCCCGTTGGGCGGCAGCCGTGTTCCCAAAGCGCGCCACTTGCTCAACCTCTTCACCACCTTCACGGTGAGCGGCTTCTGGCACGGCGCCAACTGGACGTTCATTGCGTGGGGTGCGCTGCACGGGGCAGCCTATGTGCCCGAGGTGTTGCGCGGCGCCAAGGCCCGGGCACCGCACGCTACTTGGAAGGAGATACCGTTGATGGTGCCCGTGTTCCTGTTGGTCCTGGTAGGATGGGTGTTTTTCCGGAGCCCGGGCATTGCCGAGGCAGGTGCCCACTTGGTGGGCGTGGTTGCCAACGCACGCATCCACCCCGGTGCCCTGTTGCTTTGGGCGCGCTCGCCGGCCATGCTGCTCGTGTATGCCATGCTATTGGTGGAATGGTGGGCCCGGCGCAGGCAGCATGCCCTGGAGCATTTGCCGCTCACCACCCCGCTGCGGTGGGCCGTGTACATGGCCATCGTGCTGGTAACGCTTTACAAACTGGACCTCGATGCAAAGACCGAGTTCATCTACTTCCAGTTCTGA